One Prunus dulcis chromosome 8, ALMONDv2, whole genome shotgun sequence DNA window includes the following coding sequences:
- the LOC117636805 gene encoding squalene monooxygenase SE1-like isoform X1, whose product MVYQNIFGAVIASLLGFAFLYRLRGKKKARALVKTDQNGNSLKSSENGICEAKISASTDIIIVGAGVVGSALAYTLGKEGRRVHVIERDLAEPDRIVGELLQPGGYLKLIELGLEDCVSEIDAQRVLGYALYKDGKSTKLPYPLENFHPDVAGRSFHHGRFIQRMRQKASSLPNVRLEQGTVTSLLEEKGTIKGVQYKSKGGDLELTAHAPLTIVCDGCCSNLRRSLCDPKVDIPSCFVGLVLENCQLPYANHGHVILADPSPILFYPISSTEIRCLVDVPGQKVPSISGGEMAHYLKTKVAPQVPPEMYAAFMVATDKGNIKSMPNRSMPAAPHPTPGALLMGDAVNMRHPLTGGGMTVALSDIVVLRNLLRPLHNLNDAPALCKYLESFYTLRKPVASTINTLAGALYKVFCASPDPARKEMRQACFDYLSLGGVFSNGPLAILSGLNPHPLSLVLHFFAVAVYAVGRLLIPFPSPKRMWVGARLILGASGIIFPIINSEGVRQMFFPVTVVSYYRAPPVN is encoded by the exons ATGGTTTACCAGAATATTTTTGGTGCAGTCATAGCTTCACTGCTGGGGTTTGCTTTCTTGTACAGACTAAGAGGGAAGAAGAAAGCCAGAGCTTTAGTGAAGACTGATCAGAATGGGAACTCTTTGAAGAGCTCTGAAAATGGAATTTGTGAGGCGAAGATAAGTGCAAGTACGGATATTATCATTGTTGGTGCTGGGGTTGTTGGTTCGGCGCTTGCTTACACTCTTGGGAAG GAAGGGCGCCGAGTGCATGTGATTGAAAGAGACTTGGCTGAGCCAGATAGAATCGTTGGTGAACTTCTACAACCAGGGGGCTACCTGAAATTAATTGAGTTGGGCCTTGAGG ATTGTGTGAGTGAGATTGATGCTCAGCGGGTTTTGGGATATGCTCTTTACAAGGATGGGAAAAGTACCAAGTTGCCATATCCTTTGGAAAACTTCCATCCAGATGTGGCTGGGAGAAGCTTTCACCATGGGCGTTTCATTCAAAGGATGCGTCAAAAAGCTTCATCTCTTCCCAA TGTAAGATTGGAACAAGGAACAGTGACATCTTTGCTTGAGGAAAAAGGTACTATCAAGGGGGTGCAGTATAAATCCAAGGGTGGTGACCTAGAACTCACTGCACATGCTCCTCTCACGATAGTATGCGATGGATGCTGCTCAAACCTGCGGCGCTCTCTCTGCGATCCTAAG GTTGATAttccttcttgttttgttggtTTGGTTCTGGAGAATTGCCAACTTCCATACGCAAACCATGGGCATGTAATTTTGGCAGATCCTTCACCGATACTGTTTTATCCTATCAGCAGCACAGAGATTCGGTGTCTGGTTGATGTACCAGGCCAAAAAGTACCTTCCATTTCTGGTGGTGAAATGGCTCACTACTTGAAAACCAAAGTGGCACCCCAG GTTCCTCCTGAGATGTATGCTGCTTTCATGGTTGCTACTGATAAAGGAAACATAAAATCCATGCCCAATAGGAGCATGCCTGCTGCTCCTCATCCTACGCCTGGTGCCCTTCTAATGGGGGATGCTGTCAACATGAGGCATCCTTTAACTGGAGGAGGCATGACTGTGGCTCTATCAGACATTGTTGTTCTGAGGAACCTTCTGAGACCTCTGCACAATCTGAATGATGCACCTGCCCTTTGCAAATACCTTGAATCCTTCTATACCCTTCGCAAG CCTGTGGCTTCTACCATAAACACATTGGCAGGTGCACTATACAAGGTGTTCTGTGCATCCCCTGACCCGGCAAGGAAGGAAATGCGCCAAGCATGCTTTGACTACTTGAGCCTCGGAGGGGTCTTCTCAAACGGACCTCTGGCGATTCTCTCCGGTCTAAACCCTCATCCATTGAGCTTGGTTCTTCACTTCTTTGCTGTGGCTGTCTATGCTGTTGGGCGCTTGTTGATTCCATTTCCTTCACCCAAACGCATGTGGGTTGGAGCTAGACTAATTTTG GGTGCATCAGGGATCATATTCCCCATAATCAACTCTGAAGGAGTAAGACAAATGTTCTTCCCTGTGACAGTTGTATCATATTACAGAGCTCCTCCGGTTAATTAA
- the LOC117636805 gene encoding squalene monooxygenase SE1-like isoform X2, with translation MVYQNIFGAVIASLLGFAFLYRLRGKKKARALVKTDQNGNSLKSSENGICEAKISASTDIIIVGAGVVGSALAYTLGKEGRRVHVIERDLAEPDRIVGELLQPGGYLKLIELGLEDCVSEIDAQRVLGYALYKDGKSTKLPYPLENFHPDVAGRSFHHGRFIQRMRQKASSLPNVRLEQGTVTSLLEEKGTIKGVQYKSKGGDLELTAHAPLTIVCDGCCSNLRRSLCDPKVDIPSCFVGLVLENCQLPYANHGHVILADPSPILFYPISSTEIRCLVDVPGQKVPSISGGEMAHYLKTKVAPQVPPEMYAAFMVATDKGNIKSMPNRSMPAAPHPTPGALLMGDAVNMRHPLTGGGMTVALSDIVVLRNLLRPLHNLNDAPALCKYLESFYTLRKVHYTRCSVHPLTRQGRKCAKHALTT, from the exons ATGGTTTACCAGAATATTTTTGGTGCAGTCATAGCTTCACTGCTGGGGTTTGCTTTCTTGTACAGACTAAGAGGGAAGAAGAAAGCCAGAGCTTTAGTGAAGACTGATCAGAATGGGAACTCTTTGAAGAGCTCTGAAAATGGAATTTGTGAGGCGAAGATAAGTGCAAGTACGGATATTATCATTGTTGGTGCTGGGGTTGTTGGTTCGGCGCTTGCTTACACTCTTGGGAAG GAAGGGCGCCGAGTGCATGTGATTGAAAGAGACTTGGCTGAGCCAGATAGAATCGTTGGTGAACTTCTACAACCAGGGGGCTACCTGAAATTAATTGAGTTGGGCCTTGAGG ATTGTGTGAGTGAGATTGATGCTCAGCGGGTTTTGGGATATGCTCTTTACAAGGATGGGAAAAGTACCAAGTTGCCATATCCTTTGGAAAACTTCCATCCAGATGTGGCTGGGAGAAGCTTTCACCATGGGCGTTTCATTCAAAGGATGCGTCAAAAAGCTTCATCTCTTCCCAA TGTAAGATTGGAACAAGGAACAGTGACATCTTTGCTTGAGGAAAAAGGTACTATCAAGGGGGTGCAGTATAAATCCAAGGGTGGTGACCTAGAACTCACTGCACATGCTCCTCTCACGATAGTATGCGATGGATGCTGCTCAAACCTGCGGCGCTCTCTCTGCGATCCTAAG GTTGATAttccttcttgttttgttggtTTGGTTCTGGAGAATTGCCAACTTCCATACGCAAACCATGGGCATGTAATTTTGGCAGATCCTTCACCGATACTGTTTTATCCTATCAGCAGCACAGAGATTCGGTGTCTGGTTGATGTACCAGGCCAAAAAGTACCTTCCATTTCTGGTGGTGAAATGGCTCACTACTTGAAAACCAAAGTGGCACCCCAG GTTCCTCCTGAGATGTATGCTGCTTTCATGGTTGCTACTGATAAAGGAAACATAAAATCCATGCCCAATAGGAGCATGCCTGCTGCTCCTCATCCTACGCCTGGTGCCCTTCTAATGGGGGATGCTGTCAACATGAGGCATCCTTTAACTGGAGGAGGCATGACTGTGGCTCTATCAGACATTGTTGTTCTGAGGAACCTTCTGAGACCTCTGCACAATCTGAATGATGCACCTGCCCTTTGCAAATACCTTGAATCCTTCTATACCCTTCGCAAG GTGCACTATACAAGGTGTTCTGTGCATCCCCTGACCCGGCAAGGAAGGAAATGCGCCAAGCATGCTTTGACTACTTGA